The Ignavibacteria bacterium genome contains the following window.
CATACCAGTTCCACCAACCCCAAGTGATATATTGATAACCTAAATCCCAGCAATCGTTTCCATTATTGGTTTGCCAGGAAAGATTTGATGTGGTAGTTCCTGTACCTATTGAAAGATACCTGGGCAATCCTAAGGGAATTTGAATTGAGTCAGATATTAAAACACCGACCCAGATTTCTTGAGATGCTCTTTTGCCTGATTTATCTTCGACAATAATATTGATGATCTTTTCACCATTTGAAGTATTCGATGGTATGGTAATTTCATTTCCAAAAATTCCATCGTTTTCTAAATAATCATTATGAGCTCCATCGTCGAAAAGTTGAAATTTTAATCCACTTAGTAACGAACTACAATCAACCTCAACGCTTTTGAGATCATTTAATCCATCTTCATCATTAATTCTTGCAGTGATTGAAATTTTATCTCCTGGATAGAAATTGTAACTGCTCAGATTCGTCTCTAAAATTTTTGGATTTCCAGAAATTGATGTGAGATAAATATCATCAATAAAAAATTCAGGTTGAGATTGACCTTTGTTTTCCTGAAATAAAATTGAGACGATATAAAAATTACTATCAAGAATATGTGTCAGCGGAATTTTTACCTCTTTCCATTTATTAGCTTCAATTTGAACATAATCAGTTGATGACTTTCCTTCTAAAAAATTTTTGCCGTCAGTTGAAACTTTAATCCAGAATGAATGTCCTCCACTGTTTCCTCCGTTGACCCAGAAAACAAGTGAATCGTAGCCCGATGTGTTTAGATTTGCCAGGAACAACACAAATCCCGAGTAAGCGTTTTGAAATTTTATCGAGATTGAATTTGATCCACTAAATTTTTGTGACTGATTTTTAAGATCAAATTGAGTGTTCCACGAGTGATTTGCATGCCAGTTCTTTTTTGCCAGTGAATCCGTGTAAATATAAAATGGTTGAGTAAGTGATTTTTGAATTGTTATAAATAGTAATAAAACCAGAATTTTTTTCATATCATCTTTAGACCAAGATTTTTTAATTTGAATTTGAATAAAATAATTTATGAATTCAAGATGATTGTAAAAACAGACCAGGAGACAATCCAGAATTATTTAACTGATGCATCAAATTTCAAAAGCAATGGATGTGAAGCAGTTTATATTCCTGAAAATATTGATGAACTTTCTGAATTGATTAAAAAGTTCAATAATGAAAAAATTCCTGTAACCATTTCGGGAGCGGGGACAGGACTTGTAGGCGGCAGAGTTCCTTCTGGTGGAGTGGTAGTTTCACTTGAAAAGTTTAATCAGATAATTTCTCTGGATGAAGACAAAAAATTAATCTCAGTTCAATCATTTGTTACATTAAATGAACTACAAAATTTCTTAAACGATTATAAGTTATTTTATCCGCCTGATCCAACTGAAAGAAATTGTTCAACTGGCGGAACTATTGCCACTAACGCATCAGGTGCAAGAACATTAAAATATGGATCAACAAGAAAATGGGTCAACGCAATTCTTCTAATTTTACCTGATGGTGAACTGTTTAGAATTCAGAGAAATGAAATTAAAGCTGATGGCTATGAATTTAATTTTTCAATCTCATCAGGGAAAAAATACAATTTCAGAATTCCTGAAATAGCAATTCCGAAAGTCAAAAATGCAGCTGGCTATTTTTTTGAAAAAGATATGGATTTAATTGATTTGTTCATCGGCTCCGAAGGGACACTCGGAATAATTGTCGAAACCGAATTGAAATTACTTATTCAACCCAATGATCTAATCTCGATGGTAATTTTCTTTGAGAGTTTTGATGATGCTTACAGATTTGTTGATATTTCAAGAAAAATAAATAAAGATGAAAAATATAACTTGATAAATCCACGAGCACTTGAATTTTTTGATGATCAAGCGTTGAAGTTTCTTGCTAAAAAATTTCCAAATGTAGATGGGAAAAAATTTGCAATCTGGTTTGAACAGGAAATTTATAATGAAAATAAAGATGAAATTATCTCACAACTCTCAGATTTAATTTTGGAGTGCAGCGGAAATATTGAAAATATCTGGTTTGCATTTAACGAGAAAGAAGTTAATGATATTCGTGAATTTCGGCATTCAATTTCAGCTCTTGTTAATGAATACATTT
Protein-coding sequences here:
- a CDS encoding FAD-binding oxidoreductase, coding for MIVKTDQETIQNYLTDASNFKSNGCEAVYIPENIDELSELIKKFNNEKIPVTISGAGTGLVGGRVPSGGVVVSLEKFNQIISLDEDKKLISVQSFVTLNELQNFLNDYKLFYPPDPTERNCSTGGTIATNASGARTLKYGSTRKWVNAILLILPDGELFRIQRNEIKADGYEFNFSISSGKKYNFRIPEIAIPKVKNAAGYFFEKDMDLIDLFIGSEGTLGIIVETELKLLIQPNDLISMVIFFESFDDAYRFVDISRKINKDEKYNLINPRALEFFDDQALKFLAKKFPNVDGKKFAIWFEQEIYNENKDEIISQLSDLILECSGNIENIWFAFNEKEVNDIREFRHSISALVNEYISRNDLKKVGTDIAVPSNYFREFYYFCCESCKSNAIDYVGYGHIGNDHLHFNMLPKDKAQNELALNLYREFCKKAVQLGGTISAEHGIGKLKRQFFELMYPEDVLRKMFEIKKIFDPNLILNRGNIFPERFFK